In the Quercus lobata isolate SW786 chromosome 5, ValleyOak3.0 Primary Assembly, whole genome shotgun sequence genome, one interval contains:
- the LOC115988564 gene encoding uncharacterized protein LOC115988564: MNQSATEGKENTEAKRATEVRVDTVDYRSLAGGGQKQKNVQVIHQPNSSGNSTTSGGVLADAAAALETTLQSTKDAISGNSGTILCIKYDMKIL; the protein is encoded by the exons ATGAACCAATCAGCCACAGAG GGGAAGGAGAATACAGAAGCAAAAAGGGCCACGGAAGTGAGGGTGGACACGGTGGATTACCGGTCTTTGGCAGGTGGAGGCCAAAAGCAGAAGAACGTGCAGGTCATTCACCAGCCCAATTCCTCTGGAAATTCAACCACCAGCGGTGGTGTCTTGGCTGATGCTGCTGCTGCTTTGGAAACTACTCTCCAATCCACCAAGGATGCCATCTCTGGAAATAGCGGCACAATTCTTTGTATAAAATATGATATGAAAATTctatag
- the LOC115990265 gene encoding zinc finger BED domain-containing protein RICESLEEPER 3-like, with protein sequence MIEACLKYRDAFSHLSRIDKYFLNCPLEEEWERVEKIARVLEPFYDITKLFSGKNYPIANLYFHCVWKIQLCIMEQLEDDDAIIRAMEKEMKEKFDKYWEYYSHVLSFAVILDLGYKLQCVEFCYSKLYKQEAISMAANLRDTLYGIFEEYKNSTSDIYNMVEVASSSGGVHGHYVRHDDFSGFETYKSQLIGSDSSKSPLDLYLEEARFDHKLHKDLNVMGYWKSHSNRFLEFSLMACDILSIPITTVASESAFSIGGRILDKFSNSLLPQTAEALLCALVHDFEEESLVEDFGNLCLSQFSSYVDKD encoded by the exons ATGATTGAGGCTTGTCTTAAGTATCGAGATGCATTTTCTCACTTGAGTAGGATTGATAAATACTTTCTCAATTGCCCTTTAGAGGAGGAATGGGAAAGGGTGGAGAAGATAGCAAGGGTTTTGGAACCATTTTATGATATCACCAAGCTTTTCTCTGGGAAAAACTACCCCATAGCCAACTTGTATTTCCATTGTGTTTGGAAGATTCAGTTGTGTATTATGGAACAATTGGAAGATGATGATGCGATAATTAGAGCaatggaaaaagaaatgaaagaaaagtttgATAAATATTGGGAGTATTACAGTCATGTGCTATCATTTGCTGTCATTTTGGATCTTGGATACAAGTTGCAATGTGTAGAATTTTGTTATAGCAAGTTGTATAAGCAGGAAGCAATATCTATGGCAGCGAATCTTCGTGATACATTGTATGGCATCTTTGAGGAATATAAGAATTCTACTAGTGATATCTACAATATGGTTGAAGTAGCATCCAGTAGTGGTGGAGTGCATGGTCATTATGTTAGGCATGATGATTTCTCTGGTTTTGAGACATATAAGAGTCAACTTATTGGTTCAGATTCAAGCAAGTCACCATTGGATTTATACTTGGAAGAGGCTCGATTTGACCATAAGTTGCACAAGGATTTGAATGTTATGGGGTATTGGAAGTCTCATAGTAATCGTTTCCTAGAATTTTCCTTGATGGCATGTGATATTTTGAGCATTCCCATTACTACTGTTGCCTCGGAGTCTGCATTCAGTATTGGTGGCCGCATCCTTGATAAGTTTTCCAATTCTCTTTTGCCACAAACTGCAGAAGCTTTGTTATGTGCTC TTGTACATGATTTTGAGGAAGAAAGCCTTGTGGAGGATTTTGGCAACTTGTGCCTATCTCAATTTAGTTCATATGTTGATAAGGATTAG
- the LOC115990266 gene encoding zinc finger BED domain-containing protein DAYSLEEPER-like — protein MDSMNEENDEYGDIVSSAPKRMRCRISSVWSDFEILPKGSNGKERAKCKKCQNSFVAGTSGTTSLLHHREKCYQVDNQSVSRQPLDQATYREMVALAIIRHNYPFSFAEHENNRLLHCYLNPDVKTICRNTTKSDVIKIYRREKENLKHDLKSITGRFCLTSDLWSSPNTDEYMVLTAHYVDEH, from the coding sequence ATGGATtcaatgaatgaagaaaatgatgAGTATGGTGATATTGTTTCAAGTGCTCCAAAAAGAATGAGATGTAGGATTTCTTCTGTATGGTCGGATTTTGAAATATTACCTAAAGGGTCTAATGGGAAAGAGAGAGCAAAGTGTAAAAAGTgtcaaaattcttttgttgcTGGCACTAGTGGCACTACTTCTTTGTTGCATCACAGAGAAAAATGCTATCAAGTTGACAATCAAAGTGTGTCTCGTCAGCCTTTAGATCAAGCTACGTATAGGGAAATGGTTGCATTGGCAATCATTAGGCACAACTATCCATTCTCATTTGCAGAACATGAGAACAATAGGTTGCTTCATTGTTATTTGAATCCTGATGTTAAGACTATATGTAGGAACACTACAAAATCAGatgtgataaaaatatataggagagaaaaggaaaatctGAAGCATGATTTAAAGTCAATTACTGGGAGGTTTTGCTTAACATCAGATTTATGGTCTTCACCTAACACTGATGAATACATGGTTCTTACAGCACATTATGTTGATGAACACTAG